The following proteins are encoded in a genomic region of Xanthomonas cassavae CFBP 4642:
- a CDS encoding aldo/keto reductase: MNTRRQFLSAAAAGTAALAAAPLVAQTSAPGSVMPTRGKAAASALPTNPASKGARYRPSSRLGFGGVAIGNGFAPTSDAQSEASLAAAWESGVRYFDTSPWYGLGLSERRTGHHLHNHAADDYVLSTKVGRLLTATDKPPKTMWQRPSPFEYRYDYSGSGVRRSIEDSLQRLGVAQIDIAYIHDLSPENEKDLGMPWEQRFAEAVKGAMPELTKMRREGLIKAWGFGVNRPEPALRAIEEADPDIFLLACQYSLLDHAQALHGTLPKIAKHGASVVVGAPLLAGYLAGRERYLYDGTVPEWAPAKRQKALAICERHGVDLRTVSLQFAAAPKVVSAVIPGARTAEQARANAASMRVAIPAAVWEELKREQVIEADAPVPVVG; encoded by the coding sequence ATGAATACCCGTCGTCAGTTCCTTTCCGCCGCCGCTGCCGGCACCGCCGCATTGGCCGCTGCCCCGTTGGTGGCACAGACCTCCGCACCGGGCAGCGTGATGCCCACGCGCGGCAAGGCCGCCGCATCGGCGTTGCCGACCAATCCCGCAAGCAAGGGCGCACGCTATCGGCCCTCGAGTCGACTGGGCTTTGGTGGCGTGGCGATCGGCAATGGGTTTGCGCCGACCAGCGATGCGCAAAGCGAAGCGTCCCTGGCTGCGGCGTGGGAATCGGGCGTGCGGTACTTCGATACCTCGCCATGGTACGGCCTGGGCCTGTCCGAGCGCCGTACCGGTCACCATCTGCACAATCACGCTGCAGACGACTATGTGCTATCGACCAAGGTCGGGCGCCTGCTCACCGCCACCGACAAACCGCCGAAGACGATGTGGCAGCGGCCGTCGCCCTTCGAGTATCGCTACGATTACAGCGGCTCCGGCGTGCGTCGCTCGATCGAAGACAGCCTGCAGCGGCTGGGCGTGGCGCAGATCGATATCGCCTACATCCACGATCTGTCGCCGGAGAACGAGAAAGACCTGGGCATGCCGTGGGAACAGCGCTTTGCCGAAGCGGTGAAAGGCGCGATGCCTGAGCTGACCAAGATGCGCAGGGAGGGCCTGATCAAGGCCTGGGGCTTTGGCGTCAATCGTCCCGAACCGGCCCTGCGTGCGATCGAGGAGGCCGACCCGGACATCTTCCTGCTGGCCTGCCAGTACTCGTTGCTCGACCACGCGCAGGCGCTGCACGGCACCCTCCCGAAGATCGCAAAGCACGGCGCATCGGTGGTGGTCGGTGCGCCGCTGCTGGCAGGCTATCTGGCCGGGCGCGAGCGTTATCTCTACGACGGCACCGTGCCGGAATGGGCACCGGCCAAGCGCCAGAAAGCACTCGCCATCTGCGAGCGCCACGGCGTGGATCTGCGCACAGTATCGCTGCAGTTTGCCGCTGCGCCGAAGGTGGTGTCCGCGGTGATTCCGGGTGCGCGCACGGCCGAGCAGGCGCGTGCGAATGCGGCCTCGATGCGCGTGGCGATTCCGGCAGCGGTATGGGAAGAGCTCAAGCGCGAGCAGGTGATCGAAGCGGATGCACCGGTGCCTGTTGTGGGCTGA
- a CDS encoding rhamnogalacturonan acetylesterase — translation MHKYAVVAPMLLTALAAACLTFADAAAAAQVGTPLASRALASTAAAPALAASKIVLVGDSTTAVQGGWGPSFCAQHVSSFLSCLNLARGGRSTSNYRAEGSWDIALHELRSGGYRQVYVLIQFGHNDQPGKPGRSTDLATEFPANLRRYVVEARAAGAIPVLVTPLTRRQFARGQLLDDLAPWAEATRTLAQELQVPLIDLHARSRTLVQGMGPVLAMRLAQRPADPEQVLAAQSGTTIGKTPAQTTSTPAAPAVAAARAQDNASAEPMGQAKLAFDYTHLGAEGADLVAAIVTDELARQVPALRPLLIP, via the coding sequence ATGCATAAGTACGCTGTTGTTGCACCGATGCTGCTGACAGCGCTGGCCGCTGCCTGCCTGACGTTTGCCGATGCGGCCGCTGCCGCGCAGGTCGGCACGCCGCTCGCATCCAGGGCATTGGCCTCCACCGCCGCTGCGCCCGCGCTTGCGGCCAGCAAGATCGTGCTGGTCGGCGACTCCACCACCGCCGTGCAGGGCGGCTGGGGACCGAGCTTTTGCGCGCAGCATGTGAGCTCGTTTCTGAGCTGCCTCAATCTGGCGCGCGGCGGCCGCAGCACGTCCAACTACCGTGCCGAAGGTTCGTGGGACATCGCGCTGCACGAGCTGCGCAGCGGCGGGTATCGCCAGGTGTATGTGCTGATCCAGTTCGGCCACAACGATCAACCCGGCAAGCCGGGGCGTTCCACCGACCTGGCGACCGAATTCCCCGCCAACCTGCGCCGCTATGTGGTCGAGGCGCGTGCCGCCGGTGCGATTCCGGTGCTGGTCACGCCATTGACGCGGCGGCAGTTCGCGCGCGGTCAGTTGCTGGACGATCTGGCGCCCTGGGCCGAGGCCACGCGCACGCTCGCGCAGGAATTGCAGGTGCCATTGATCGACCTGCACGCGCGCAGCCGCACCCTGGTGCAAGGCATGGGCCCGGTGCTGGCGATGCGCCTGGCGCAGCGGCCGGCCGATCCGGAGCAGGTGCTAGCCGCGCAATCGGGCACCACCATCGGCAAGACCCCGGCGCAAACCACATCGACGCCAGCCGCGCCCGCTGTCGCCGCTGCGCGTGCACAGGACAACGCCAGTGCCGAGCCGATGGGCCAGGCCAAGCTGGCATTCGATTACACCCATCTGGGTGCCGAGGGTGCCGATCTGGTCGCGGCGATCGTCACCGACGAACTGGCCAGGCAAGTGCCTGCGTTGCGGCCGCTGTTGATTCCGTGA